The Campylobacter hyointestinalis subsp. hyointestinalis nucleotide sequence GTCAGCGGTTCGATCCCGCTATTCTCCACCATAGTTTAAATTTATATTATATTCTAAACTCTAATTAGAGAGCTTGATTTAATATCTAAACTTTCTAATTAGACTTTAGTCTAAAAGTTATTTAAAATATCATTGTTAAAGTCACAATCAAGTTTTAATAAAATAAAACAATTTTACAGGACTTGTTAAAGCTTTAAATAGAGACTACTTTAGCAAATAGTTAATTAAACAATCTGTTATCCCAATAACTAAACATATTAACTATTAAGTTTAACATCATAATCTATTAAGTTCTAAAACTTACTTAATGATGGTTAATGCTTTCCGTCTTATAAGTCAATATTTAAACATTGTAAATTTAATACCTATATTTTTATAAAAGATTTTCTTTTAGAAAGATTAGTTATTTATTTTTATCTTTAACAAGGAAGTGATGCAAATTAGAATAATAATCTAAACAAAAATATAAAATTCGTAACGATAATTTTTAATTAGTTTGATAGCAATCATAGGGTAACCCTACTTGTAGGGACTTTAGTTTGTTCAAACTTTTTTAAAGTTTGTCGTAAATCTGAGCTTTGCTCAGATGCGAACTAAAAAAGGTAAGCTACTAAGAGCAAATGGTGGATGCCTTGGCTAGTAGAGGCGATGAAAGACGTGCCAGGCTGCGATAAGTCTCGGGGAGCCGTCAAGGGGCTTTGATCCGGGAATTTCTGAATGGGGCAACCCAGTATATAGTGATATATACTACCGCAATGCGGAGCTAACGTTGGGAATTGAAACATCTTAGTACCAACAGGAAAAGAAATCAAAAGAGATTACGCTAGTAGCGGCGAGCGAACGCGTAAGAGGGCAAACCGTTAGTTTACTAACGGGGTTGTAGGACTGCAACATAGACTTGAACTAACTAATAGAATAACCTGGAAAGGTTGACCATAGAGGGTGATAGTCCCGTATATGAAAGTGCGTTCATACTTAGCAGTATCCTGAGTAGGGCGGGACACGTGAAATCCTGTCTGAAGCTGGGGAGACCACTCTCCAACCCTAAATACTACTACTAGACCGATAGTGCACAAGTACCGTGAGGGAAAGGTGAAAAGAACTGAGGTGATCAGAGTGAAATAGAACCTGAAACCATTTGCTTACAATCATTCAGAGCACGATTCTTTATGACGTGTGATGGACTGCCTTTTGCATAATGAGCCTGCGAGTTGTGGTGTCTGGCGAGGTTAAGGAAACCCGGAGCCGTAGCGAAAGCGAGTCTTAATAGGGCGTATAGTCAGATGCTGCAGACCCGAAACGATGTGATCTATCCATGAGCAGGTTGAAACTGGTGTAAGAGCCAGTGGAGGACCGAACAGACGGCCGTTGAAAAGGCTCCTGATGACTTGTGGATAGGGGTGAAAGGCCAATCAAACATCGTGATAGCTGGTTCTCTCCGAAATATATTTAGGTATAGCGTTGTGTAGTAACTTTGTGAGGTAGAGCACTGAATGGGCTAGGGCATACACCAATGTACCAAACCCTATCAAACTCCGAATGCGCAAAGTGTAATCACAGCAGTCAGGCGGCGAGTGATAAAATCCGTCGTCAAGAGGGGAACAACCCAGACTAACAGCTAAGGTCCCTAAATCTCATTTAAGTGGAAAACGATGTGGAGTTACTTAAACAACCAGGAGGTTGGCTTAGAAGCAGCCATCCTTTAAAGAAAGCGTAATAGCTCACTGGTCTAGTGATTCTGCGCGGAAAATATAACGGGGCTAAAATGAGTACCGAAGCTTTAGACTTAGTTTTTAACTAAGTGGTAGGAGAGCGTTCTATTCAGCGTTGAAGGTATACCGGTAAGGAGTGCTGGAGCGGATAGAAGTGAGCATGCAGGCATGAGTAGCGATAATCTAGGTGAGAATCCTAGACGCCGAAAACCCAAGGTTTCCTACGCGATGCTCGTCATCGTAGGGTTAGTCGGGTCCTAAGCAAAGTCCGAAAGGGGTATGCGATGGAAAATTGGTTAATATTCCAATACCAATTATTATGTGCGATGGAAGGACGCTTAAAGTTAGTGGAGCTAGCGGATGGAAGTGCTAGTCTAAGGGTGTAGGTTGAGTTATAGGCAAATCCGTAACTCTTTATCCGAGACCTAAAAGGCTCATGACGCTCTTCGGAGTAGATTGAGAATCCATGATACTATCGAGCCAAGAAAAGTTTCTAAGTTTAGTAATAATTGCCCGTACCGTAAACCGACACAGGTGGGTGGGATGAGTATTCTAAGGCGCGTGGAAGAACTCTCTTTAAGGAACTCTGCAAAATAGCACCGTATCTTCGGTATAAGGTGTGCCTAACTTTGTATTAAGATTTACTCCCAAAGCAAAGAAGGTTACAACAAAGAGTCCCTCCCGACTGTTTACCATAAACACAGCACTCTGCTAACTCGTAAGAGGATGTATAGGGTGTGACGCCTGCCCGGTGCTCGAAGGTTAATTGATGATGTTAGCTATGCGAAGCATTTGATCGAAGCCCGAGTAAACGGCGGCCGTAACTATAACGGTCCTAAGGTAGCGAAATTCCTTGTCGGTTAAATACCGACCTGCATGAATGGCGTAACGAGATGGGAGCTGTCTCAAAGAGGGATCCAGTGAAATTGTAGTGGAGGTGAAAATTCCTCCTACCCGCGGCAAGACGGAAAGACCCCGTGGACCTTTACTACAGCTTGACACTGCTACTTGGATAAAGATGCGCAGGATAGGTGGGAGGCTTTGATCCATAGACCCTGGTTTATGGTGAGCCATTGTTGAGATACCACTCTTCTTTATTCGGGTAGCTAACTAGCCTAAGTTATCCTTAGGTAGGACAATGTCTGGTGGGTAGTTTGACTGGGGCGGTCGCCTCCCAAAATGTAACGGAGGCTTACAAAGGTTGGCTCAGAACGGTTGGAAATCGTTCGTAGAGTATAAAGGCATAAGCCAGCTTAACTGCGAGACATACACGTCAAGCAGAGACGAAAGTCGGTCTTAGTGATCCGGTGGTTCTGTGTGGAAGGGCCATCGCTCAAAGGATAAAAGGTACCCCGGGGATAACAGGCTGATCTCCCCCAAGAGCTCACATCGACGGGGAGGTTTGGCACCTCGATGTCGGCTCATCGCATCCTGGGGCTGGAGCAGGTCCCAAGGGTATGGCTGTTCGCCATTTAAAGCGGTACGCGAGCTGGGTTCAGAACGTCGTGAGACAGTTCGGTCCCTATCTGCCGTGGGCGTAAGAAGATTGAGGAGAGTTGACCCTAGTACGAGAGGACCGGGTCGAACTGGCCACTGGTGTACCAGTTGTTCTGCCAAGAGCATCGCTGGGTAGCTAAGCCGGGATGTGATAAGAGCTGAAAGCATCTAAGCTCGAAGCCAACTCCAAGATGAATCTTCTTTTAAGAGCTCTAGTAGACTACTAGTTTGATAGGCTGGGTGTGTAATGGATGAAAGTCCTTTAGCTGACCAGTACTAATAGCTCGTTTGCTTATCTTTATATAAGCATCACTTCCTTGTTAAGGATATAAATACCTTACAAAGAACATGTTTTACTGCAATTAAAACCAAAAAGACTTTAACGATAAATAACACAACAGTGTTAAATAAGAGAATAGTTAAACTATTTTTATTCTTTTATTTAACACTGCCCGTGGCTATACAGATGAGGAAACGCCTTGCTCCATCTCGAACCAAGAAGCTAAGCTCATCATGGCCGATGATACTCTCCCTTACTGGGATGTGGAAAAGTAGGTCGCTGCGGGCTTTGTGTTTATGTTTTAACTCTTATTTCATTTAAATCAATTCCCACATAGCTAATTAATATTAATTAAACTTATTATTAAAAGTTTTATTTACATATCTAAGCTACTAAATTTATATCACTTTTTTTAAAGTATCTTTACTTATTTTATCTTTTATAATATTGTGTGCAATAAATAACTATTATAGTCTTAGTAAAACAAATACTGTAGATAATTGAATAAACATAGCTTAGATAAACTGTTCTATAGATATCTGCTATAAAACAAACTAACTCCATAAATAATACGTAAAATATGCAAATTTATATACTTTTTTAGCTTATTATAAATCAAACAGCTAGATTATAATTTAGCTGTAAATGCAATGGTATTAATCATTAGATTGATTTATACCTATTAATACTGCTTTCAAGCGTTAAAGTAGATAAATATTATGTATACTTGTTTATGACTTTAAACTAAAAAACTCTCGTATCTATCATTTATAAATTTATGCTTATAAATGATTATTCTTAGCTTAGATCAAGGCTCTATATCGCAATATGAAAATAGATAAAAATACACCTGATAAATGTAAAACATTTACCCCACATCTAATAAAACCTATAAAGTAAGTACTAAGTATAAAAGCATCTTTAAATACTGTGTATAAATATCTTATGGTATTTATACATTACTATGTATCTAAATTTATAAATATATAAAACTCGTTACTATTAAATATTTCTAATAAAATAGTACCAATTTATAATTAATGTAATTCTTTTAAAAGTAGTTTCTTTGACTACTTTACTATAAAGATATCTTTATAATATTTAAGATTAAGTTAGTAAAACTTTTAATATTTTTATAAAGAGTTTTTAAATATTTGCGAATTCTTTTAAATTATTATAAATATTGCAAACCTTTTTAAATTATTATGGGTATTCTTTAAAACATAACAATTCTTCCAAATTATTATAAAGATTTAAAAATATTTATGGTTATTATAAATTATACTATTATAATTATTTTTAGGTTATTATGAGTATCTCAAAATCATAAATTTTTTATTCAAATAAATTTATTTTATAGTATGGTTTGAATTTAGGGGGGCAAAGGTATTAAATCATTGAACTGTGTTACCATTATACTCTCTTATATAATTTTTATCATGTTTGAATTATATTTAAGTTTTATTTTTAGATTGATATCATATAATCCACTATATTACATTAAAAAGGGGTTAAGATGAGATTATTTGGTTTAATAGCTTTACTTGCTAGTTTAACTTACGCTGCAGTAAATTTAAATACTGCTACTAAAGAAGAGCTTATGGAGCTTCCAGGAATAGGAGAAGCTAAAGCTAATGCTATCATAGAGTATAGATCTAAAAACAAGTTTAACAGCATAGAAGATATCAAAAACATAAAAGGTATAGGGGATAAAAGATATGAAGCTATAAAAGCTGATCTTACTACTTCGGGTAATACTGACCTATCAAATTTAAAAACAAAAGCAAATAATAAAACAAAAGATATAAAAAAGAACTCAGATAAAATAAAAGAGCTTAAGAACAATAAGAACAAAGAGATAAATAAAGAAAACAGTAAAAATAAAAAAGAGATCAAAGATAAAAAAGTTAAAATTAAGAAAGATATAAATGATAAAGTAGATAGCTTAAAGGAGTAGGGAAAGATGCTTGTTATAACTTCTCGTATACCATCTAAGAATTTTTATATAAAAAGAGGGTTGGGTAGGTTGATCATACGAAATCTTTTAAATAGATATTGATTGTTATTTGTGAACGGCATAAATGGTGACCCCTACGAGACTCGAACTCGTGTTACCAACGTGAGAGGCTGGTGTCCTAACCGCTAGACGAAGGGGCCTAAAAAAATAAAATATGGTGCCCCGTGTAGGGCTCGAACCTACGACCCCATCATTAAGAGTGACATGCTCTACCAACTGAGCTAACGAGGCGTTTATCTATTAAAAATAAAAAAATGGCGCGGCGAACGGGGCTCGAACCCGCGACCTCCGGCGTGACAGGCCGATATTCTAACCAGCTGAACTATCGCCGCACCTAAAATGGTGGTCGCTATAAGACTCGAACTTATGACATCCACCTTGTAAGGGTGGCGCTCTACCAACTGAGCTAAGCGACCAAGAGCTTATAAAATGGCGACCCTTGTAAGATTTGAACTCACGTTTTCACACAGAGAATGTGACGTCCTGGGCCAACTAGACGAAAGGGTCAAAACCCTGATTGATAAATAAAAAAGTGGTGTCCCGCGTTGGATTCGAACCAACGACCCCCTCCTTAAAAGGGAGATGCTCTACCGACTGAGCTAGCGAGACAACGTAAATGGCGCGGCGAACGGGGCTCGAACCCGTGACCTCCGGCGTGACAGGCCGATATTCTAACCAGCTGAACTACCGCCGCACCTAAAAAATGGTGGTCGCTATAAGACTCGAACTTATGACATCCACCTTGTAAGGGTGGCGCTCTACCAACTGAGCTAAGCGACCAAGTGGTGTCCCGCGTTGGATTCGAACCAACGGCCCCCTCCTTAAAAGGGAGATGCTCTACCGACTGAGCTAGCGAGACAAAATAAATTTAAAATGTTACTTAAAGTAATAAAAATTGCAAAGTAATCTTTTTTAAAAATGAAGTGAAATTATACAAAAATTAATTATCTTTGTCAAGTGGAATTCCGCTTTATGTTAATTATTTTGCATGATTTCATGTAAAAATGAAATGGATAAAAAATAAACAAATGATTATTTATATTTTAAGTAAAATATTGCCGTTTTTATTTTTTATCATTTAAGTATATTTTATGTGATATTTGAATAAAATTACTATGTTTTGATTTTTGCGTTAAAAAAGGAATGAGGGGGGGGGTGGCGTATTAAAATGAAATATGCTGAGTCTACACTATTTGTTTGGAATAAAGACTTTGAAACAAACATACCTTTAGTCGATGAAGAGCATGTGCATTTAGTAGAACTCATAAATGAACTTATCTTAAAAATTTCCAATCAAGAAGCTTTAGAGATAGCCGATATCTCTTCTGTTTTTAACAAACTTTTTGATTATGCAAAGTATCATTTTGGTGATGAAGAAAGCATAATGATCGAAAGCAAATTATATCCAGATTTTATCAGAGAACACGCGTACAATCACAAGATGTTTTTGCAAGAAGTTGAAACACTATATAATGAGTTTTTAGATAGCAAAGATTATAAAAAAAATCTTAAGGATATGATCGATTTTCTTATAAATTGGCTTGCTTTTCATATACTGGGTCAAGATAAGAAAATGGCAAAACAGATAGAGCTTATGAATCAAGGATATAGTGCAAAGCAAGCCTTTGAGATGGTTGATCAAATTCACGAATCAAACGAAACCCAGCCTCTTGTTAATGCTTTAAATAATATGCTAAATACATTATCTAGAAGAAATAAAGAGCTTTTGTCTCTTAAGAAAAATTTGGAACAAAAAGTAGAAGAAAGAACGACCGAGCTTATGGAGGCAAATAGACATCTTGAGTATTTATCTACTACAGATCAACTAACTGAGCTAAAAAATAGACGTTATGCTATGGATGCTCTAAATATGCTTTGGTATTCTACTTGTAAATTTACGGATTCTATCGCTGTTTTGATGATAGATCTGGATCATTTTAAAGAAGTAAATGATAATTACGGTCATGATTGTGGCGATATCGTCTTAAAAACTGTAGCTGTAACGCTAAAAGATTCTGTAAGAAACGATGATATAGTTTGTAGGCTTGGCGGAGACGAGTTTTTGATAATATGCCCACACACGTTTTTACAAGGCGCTATAAAAGTAGCAAATAATATCTTAAAAGAGATAAAAAAGCTTAACGTTTCTATTGATGGCGGGTTTTGGAGCGGTAGTGCAAGTATCGGCGTAGCCTCAAGCGATCCTAAAATGCAAGGCGTAGAAGATCTAATAAAAAGAGCAGATGATCAAGTCTATAAAGCAAAAGAAGCTGGTAAGAACTGCGTTAAATTTTAAATCATTAGTATGCTAATAGCCGGTTTTATATTTATCATTACTCTTTTGCTTATTATCTTTAGGCCATTTGGATTAAAGATAGGAACTAGTGCTGTAATGGGAGCTTTGGTAAGTCTCTTTTTAGGCGTGGTTAGTTTTGATGATACTTTAGTAGTTTTAAGCGTAGTTTGGGACGCGACGCTAACTCTTGTAGGCATTATCATTATGTCTATGATCCTAGATGAGATAGGATTTTTCGAGTGGTGCGCACTTCATTTATCTAAGCTTTCAAAACAAAACGGCCATTTGATGTTCGTGTATGTTCTTTTGTTTGGTTCTGTAGTTTCAGCTCTATTTGCAAATGATGGCGCCGTACTGATACTCACGCCTATACTTTTAGCCAAGATGAAAATACTTCAGCTAAAAATCAAAACTATGATAGCTTTTCTACTAGCTGGTGGTTTTATAAGCGATAGCGCGTCTTTGCCTTTTGTGTTTTCAAATTTGACAAACATAATAACCGCAAATTATTTTAAGATAGGATTTAGTCAGTACTTTGCAAATATGGCTCTTGCTTATGTTGTAAGCACTGCGGCTTCTATAGTTGTTTTATGGATAGTTCTTAGAAAAGATATCCCGCCAAAGATAAATACAAATTTGCTAAAAGATCCTAATAGCGTCATCAAAGACATAAGTATTTTTAAGTTTTCATGGTTTTTTATAGCAATTCTGCTTTGTGGATACTTTGTAGGAGATATATACGGACTTCCGGTGAGTTTATTTG carries:
- a CDS encoding arsenic transporter, producing MLIAGFIFIITLLLIIFRPFGLKIGTSAVMGALVSLFLGVVSFDDTLVVLSVVWDATLTLVGIIIMSMILDEIGFFEWCALHLSKLSKQNGHLMFVYVLLFGSVVSALFANDGAVLILTPILLAKMKILQLKIKTMIAFLLAGGFISDSASLPFVFSNLTNIITANYFKIGFSQYFANMALAYVVSTAASIVVLWIVLRKDIPPKINTNLLKDPNSVIKDISIFKFSWFFIAILLCGYFVGDIYGLPVSLFALSGGVLLLIVSSHTKVIKASKIIKNAPWQIVWFSIGLYIVVYGLKNGGMSEYIANLISKAALHGEFYAVMTTGFLSAAMSAIMNNLPTNMIMNISLYGANETLAYANIIGSNLGPKMTPFGSLATLLWLHVLEKKGVKIGFWEYSKFGILVTLPVLFVTLLALIF
- a CDS encoding GGDEF domain-containing protein; translation: MKYAESTLFVWNKDFETNIPLVDEEHVHLVELINELILKISNQEALEIADISSVFNKLFDYAKYHFGDEESIMIESKLYPDFIREHAYNHKMFLQEVETLYNEFLDSKDYKKNLKDMIDFLINWLAFHILGQDKKMAKQIELMNQGYSAKQAFEMVDQIHESNETQPLVNALNNMLNTLSRRNKELLSLKKNLEQKVEERTTELMEANRHLEYLSTTDQLTELKNRRYAMDALNMLWYSTCKFTDSIAVLMIDLDHFKEVNDNYGHDCGDIVLKTVAVTLKDSVRNDDIVCRLGGDEFLIICPHTFLQGAIKVANNILKEIKKLNVSIDGGFWSGSASIGVASSDPKMQGVEDLIKRADDQVYKAKEAGKNCVKF
- a CDS encoding ComEA family DNA-binding protein → MRLFGLIALLASLTYAAVNLNTATKEELMELPGIGEAKANAIIEYRSKNKFNSIEDIKNIKGIGDKRYEAIKADLTTSGNTDLSNLKTKANNKTKDIKKNSDKIKELKNNKNKEINKENSKNKKEIKDKKVKIKKDINDKVDSLKE